The DNA segment GCGTCTTGCGTGAACCGCTGACCGGTCGACATCGGAGACGTCGTCATGGTCGATGTCAAAGCATGTCGTATCGAATTTCGGTGTCCGCAATGCGGGCACGAGCTCGAACAGACGATTGGAAAATTGAAGTTACAAGCGCGGATAATCTGTCCAGGATGTGGAATCGGAATAAACATCGACGCGACCCGGCTGTCGAATGTCATCGAGGAGCGCTTTGCAAAACCGGCGAACCCGTGATTCTCTGGGGCGTCCGAGGGATGTGAGTCACCGATGTCACGCCGCAACTTCAGCCAACCTTCGCTCGCCGACGCATTCGTGAAAGCCTATTCTCGTCCTGGTGGGTTTCTGGAAGATATCGCCAAGACGTTCGAGTGGAGCGCGTTCGACGTTATTTTGCGTCCGCTGCATTCTTCGAGCGACGGCGCGCCGGCCTATCCGCCACTGACCATGTTCAAGATCGTGCTGTTGCAGCAGTGGTATGGGCTGTCCGACCCCGCCGCCGAGGAGGCTGTGCGCGATCGCCTGTCGTTTCGGCGCTTTTGCGGGGTTCCGCTGGACGAGGAGACGCCGGACCATTCATCGATCTGGCGGTTTCGTCAGCGGCTCGCCAAGCTCGGCCTCGACGAGAAACTACTTGCCGAGGTCAATCGACAACTCGACGCGCGCGGGCTGATCGTGAAGCGCGGCACGCTGGTCGACGCCACTATCATCGCGGCCGCCGTGAAGCCGCCGCCCCACGACGAGGGGCAGGTCAATCCGCGCGACCCGGACGCGAGCTTCACCAAGAAGAACGGCGAGACCTACTTCGGCTACAAGGCGCATCTGGCGGTCGACGAAGAAAGCGGCATCGTGCGCCAAGCGGAGATGACGAGCGCCGATCTGCACGACAGCCAGCGCGGCGAGGCGATGATCCAGGGCGATGAAGAGGCCTATTACGGCGACAAGGCATATGATAGCGCAGCGCTACGCAAGGCGTTGAACGACAAGAAGATCGACGACAAGATCGCCTATAAGGCGAAGCGCGGAGCGCGACAGCCGGACTGGCAGAGATGGTTCAACAAGACGGCGTCGAGCGTTCGCGTCGGCGTCGAGCGCGCCAACGC comes from the Methylosinus sp. PW1 genome and includes:
- a CDS encoding IS5 family transposase, producing the protein MSRRNFSQPSLADAFVKAYSRPGGFLEDIAKTFEWSAFDVILRPLHSSSDGAPAYPPLTMFKIVLLQQWYGLSDPAAEEAVRDRLSFRRFCGVPLDEETPDHSSIWRFRQRLAKLGLDEKLLAEVNRQLDARGLIVKRGTLVDATIIAAAVKPPPHDEGQVNPRDPDASFTKKNGETYFGYKAHLAVDEESGIVRQAEMTSADLHDSQRGEAMIQGDEEAYYGDKAYDSAALRKALNDKKIDDKIAYKAKRGARQPDWQRWFNKTASSVRVGVERANATMKNWYGMARVRYRSLARNNCHLQFVVMAMNMKRARVLEAAA